CTTAAAATCAAACTGTTAGCATATGGAGCTGCCATTCCAAATGGCTGTCACTGTGTAAACCCTTGTAATGAATAGGCAAGCTAAAATGATAGTCTCATCTTCATGGGGAGGGAAACACAACAGCTGTTTGAATATTCTCTGTGAAATTGGCTGCTTAAAATGCAGAGATTTGCTCAGttaaaccctcttcctggagacaAAGCCACAGCTCTCTCACATAGGAATGGGATGCCAGTCTATTTTAGCAGGTGGGAACACGGTTACATTGTGAGTTCAACAAGGTGAGAAGTGCTCCGTGAGCACCACCCACCAGGTCAGGATGACACCCAGTTAAAAGTGAGGCAGACACGTGCAGTAAAACATTGAGAGCAGATTATTCCTGATAACAGAGGTAGAGGAATAGAAGAATAGGTCACAGAAGGCATCTGAAGTTTGCAGAAGAATTATTCATACAAGGAGAGGGTGAATGGTTCAACATGACCGTAGCAGTCTAGAATAGGGCAGTTATCTACAATTACTGTACTTACATAAAGAGAACATAAACAGCACGGATACATCCAGACTTCCCTTTGTTGTATGCAACACAAGTTCAACATATGTTCGAGCATTTTTATACAGAATATCTTAACCTAACCTGTCCCACTGAATCACGGCTACTYAATCATGGATACATCTAATAAYAGAGATGAATTATGATAAAAATGATCACATCTTAAAACAYGTGARGTACACAGGAATGTCAGCTTTTATTCAAACAGGTGACAAAAAGGCAACAGTTGCAAGCTGTTACAGACAATTAATTCCATGTGTTAGCCATCTCTTCCTCACACATATGTAAGACTGGAACACCCATACATTTKCTTAATGACTGCATTAACAGAACCCAGTATAAAATCATAATCTCTGGAGCCAATGATATCAGGTCAAATTCAAAATCATttcacactgggcacagacgtcaatgcAACGTCTATTCCACAGTGGTTCTKAGTAACtttattgaaatgacgtggaaacaacgttgattcaaccagtgtgtgcccagtgggWTGAATGTACCAACCTTTGCAAACTTTGTGCAAAACAGATTGTACCTTTTCCTCATTGAGCAGCACTACCACCATGTCAGCTGAACAttacataaataaatatgcacAACATGATTAAAtcataaatagaaaataaatatgcCTTTATGACTGAATTTAgataggcagcccaattctgatattaaaaaaaaaaactaaaatggtcttttgaccaatcagatctgaaATAGATCTGATGCGAAAAGATCTgaagtgattggtcaaaagaccaattagtggaaaaaatatccgaattgggctgcctgtgtaagcGCAGCCATAGAAGCCGTTCTGGAGATCCATCACTTCCTCTGTTGCCATTTAGTTCCGAATGATTACCAAAGCATTCCACCAGGATAATCTGAGATGCAAAAATCCTTATAGTAACATACAGAAATCTGAATTTCAAAGTAGCAATCTTGCAAAACAAGTCATATTATCAGGGGAGTGACTGGTTGGCCTTTCAATCACTGTTAATTAGGATGAATACTGAACTCAACTATTGTCCTCTCAAGGTTCCTATTAAATAAAGGTTCCTATCAAATAAGGAAACAATAGCAAMTCTGTCACACATTGTGAACACYAAAACATGTCAATCGTCATTTCAGTATTAAAAGGTAAAAAGACCAAACATAGATATAAAacttaaacaaaataaaacagaggACCAAACAGTGATATTTTGGTCTTTCAACAAAGCAAACAGCACAACAAACCTGGCAACATAACTTTCAAGCTTCCACAGTGGAGACGGGCCAAAAAGACTACGGCCATCTGCAGGCAGACACACAATAAGAGCATTTGGCTTCATTGGTACAATCAATTCAGAATCATTAATAATACTAAAGTAACATGGACTCAATgtaaacattcaagagataaaagaaaacatgaatagaATGTTGCAGTTCTTCCACAGCCTCTTCTCTGGGGTGAAGGAGACTATCTATCTGGTGGCTGCTGCCAATGAGGTTTAGCTGTCAGGGAAACACAAGGGAACAGTGACACTGTTATAGAATTGGACAAAAATAATCAGTTACTCAAGTTTACAGTACAGCTATAGAGTAGCTAGGGTCACACACTGAGATAGACATGGGTGTGAAAGTACATACTTTCTGCACCACATTCACACATTTATCTCTTGCGAAGCCcgagataaaaatatatattttttacaactgcaGAGCAAATCAAATCAGTTTCAACATGGTAGGCTATGCATGTTAACCCAGAAGCCCTTGCAGCAGATTGAGGATATTCTTTTAGCACAGTTGGCAAATCAGTGTCATTGCTTTTTCACACCTTGTTCTGCCAGGGTCCCAATCACTAGGTAGGTTCTCATGTTCCACACAGCTCATCTCACTGAGGGAAGGTCTACCTACACTCATCAACAGCAGAGTGACTGGCTGTACCTCTAAACCTTCCTGTTAAGATTCTTAAATGGAATTCAAACCTCTTTAAACTTCAAAGTAATTATCATGGCGTTTCTGCCATTTCTGTGCACATTCCCTGTCAAACTGACactgtagattgtgtgtgtgttccttaatCAACTAATAATCCAACTTGAATTTGGAATCCTCTAGAGCAGGGGTGGcaggtttgaatccccgagccaactaggtgaaaaatctttcGATGTTttccccttgagcaaggcacttaaccttaattgctcctgtaaatcgctatggataagaacgtctgctaaatgactcaaatgtaaatgtttccaaACTTTTTAGCTTTGCGATCCACCTTAAGTGTTTGAGCTgtgaaaaaacatacacagacagaacaagtaaaaaatacagtataaaaataagtaaaaaatacaatCTTGGCAGTGGAGAGAAACATTTTATGCTTTGAAgctaatttccagcaattctacatattttgccgtgaagttgaaataaaatgttgcttttcaAAGCAAATTTTCTTCTGCAATTGTATACATGTTGCAATGGAGCCGGGAGAAAATGTGGCAGATCttaagcacatttcctgcaattctacacattttgacagatTAGTGCCCTATTCCTATGCtcaaacactataacaaaatcaatggggcctgGTTGTCTAGCTCAAAGATTATAGGTTATTATTTacaaatatataggtccattatattttctacatattttctatttggttttaataattTAAATTTACACAAAGCATTTTTCtaccccaaaaatgtataataaaaaaaagtatgttttttggTAAAAATGCAATGGACAACAAATGTAATCCCACGACCCACCTGGACCCCTGCCACAACCCACAAGTGGGTCCTGACCCAGTTTGGGAACAACGTGCTCCAGAGGATCATTAGCACAAACTTGTTTGAGTTTGATGTCACTTTGAACAATAGTGAAATCTTACCCTAAGTCCTGTTTTAAACATACTGTGGGTAAAGATGCTCAACTTATTTGTGGAGAAAACAATCAAATCAGCACAGTCTTAGGGAAGCCTAGCTGTACCAAACACTAAAACAAGCTCTAACACGATGCACAATCACAGATCTCTCACAGTCTGACTGATGAGCATCAATGACTAAATACCGTCCTATTTACAAATAAACCCGGAGCCCTTCCAAAGGACACACATCTATAGTTAGTACATTTTAAACCGTCTGGTCTCACATGATGAATGTAACATGTCAAGGGCATAGAAAATCACATACCTTCCATGGTGTCCAATTCCTTCTCTCCTGTCATCTGTTGTCTGGCATGTTCACACCTCTGAATGATTTATTCTGGAAAGGACAAAAGTGCAATATTTCAGAAACACTGCGCTAATAGCCTAGATCTCAGATCAAAAAGTAATGATCTTTAGGCAACCCTATATTTTatgggtccataataaaccatttataaggcatttacaaaccatttgctcaccatttattaatcatWACAcctacatttgtaaatgttagtaagaTAGCTATACACAAATGTACATATATTTCCTTAAACATcctgtgttttgttattttaccaggtactgCTGGAATGACAATTGTTACATCTACCTTGTGCTTTGGACATCTCATGGAGAAGTTTTCCTCGTTAAGCACACAGCCTGCAAAGATagatagaaaataaaacatttagtcAACACAATGTTTCTTCATTGACATAATTGTACATAGGCAGAGCAGGACAGCTTCCCACCTGACTGAGCTGCACAGCTGTAGTGGTACTTATTGGGGCACCCTTTCTGGAAGCAGCCCATGGTTGCACCTGCTGCGTGGCATGTTGAACACACCTGGAAAAGAAAGGAAATGTAAAAAAGCATGTTTGCATAAAGCTGTATTTGAGAGGCCAAGGACAGTGAAGGAGTAAGGCATTMTGTGTTACCTAGTCACAAGCATAATGGTCCTCTGTCTATCTGAGCTGTTTCAGTTTGACCTTGTTTACATATTTTGATAAAGTGAGGCAGACCGAACCTACATTTCAGGAATGTTAGGAAGACACCAATGCAATTTGATTTAGCATACACAGCAATATGATCCTATTTTCCGTTATGTTCTCATCTATGTTGCACTCGAGATACGCAAGCACAAATGCACATTATCTCAAACAAAGAGGTATCGTTGAATTTGACTCACTGTTTCTTGGGCGAACCTAACAGCCTCCTCCAAGCCGTAGAGCTTTCCTTTAACCAAGAAAACACCTGTGGACCATATGCCACAGTCCTCGTGGATCCAYCATTCATTGGTGTTGTGGGGCACCACAGGCAGACTGTGGCCMTCCATCACGSAGCCATTTGTTCGGAGCTTTTTGGCTGAAGGCAATGTGGAGKTTTCACWATCACTGACTGTGATGCAGCAGTCATCAACTACAGCCTCTACTCTAGGCACATTGCTCAGTTCATGTAACCCATTCTCCKCTACCTGACCACATAGGCCTATCTTACAATCTACAGACAGTTCACTGTKCTTGTATTCTTCCCTCTGMGRCTGCTGTTTGCCTTGTTCCTCCAAAGCAGGTCCAGTTGGATAGTAAGGTCCGTGTAGGTCCCCTAGGCCCACAGCATTAGCAGACCCACCACACAGGCAGCACACCATTAGGGGCTGASACTTACTCTTTGAGCTGAGGCGACCCAGACGATAACAAGACGTCTTAGGAACGACACCAGARAAAGACACAGASCCAGTTGGTTGTTGTTGCTGTCCTTTGTTCCGCCTCACATCCTTCTCCTCCTGCTGATCGTTGATCACTGTACAAGCAGAGTACTCCCTCTGCTCCATGTGCACAAAAGGGCAAAAGTCCTCTGATTTACTGGCCCTTTTGTCCTGTTTGTAGTTTGCATATTTCAGCTTGATTTCTGCCTCTTCATGGGAAAACATGGAGGATGAGCCGGCTTGTTTGTGTTTCTCCCTCCTCCGTTTTGTTTTACTTGCTGCTGCTTTTCTACTACTTGAGGCCTGATTGGCTGGGCTTCTCTGGTGGGTTTTCTGCTTGGTTCCTGACCTTTTGTTCCTGGGTGAAGAGGGCTTTGTCCACTCCTGTTGGATGTCTTCCACATGTGTGGCCTTGGTCCTTGACTCTGTAGCAGGTGATGATCCTCTCTGTGGCCTTCTAGAGGAACGTAGGCTCTCAGAGGGGTCCTGTCGAACTGTCCGACGGTCCACATCAGAGTCATCAGATTCTACTACACACCTGTACAGGTAGACAGTTGGCTGTAACCAAGACTCATCCTCTGAACTAGATGACTTCTCTTTTGAGTCCATTGTGTCGCCAGAATGTTCCTTGGGTAATATTCTACTTGAGTTTTTGGTATGTATTTTTGAATGATGGCGAGTGACATTGTTGGTGAGTTTCTGAGCGCTGACCCCAGGCTGTATTGTTCTAGGATGTGGAGAAAGGCTTTTTTTTACAACATTACTAGCTTCACCTGTCAGCCTTWTCTCATTTTGAACATCAACWGGTAAACTGTGAATCTTTTTCTTTTCATTGGTGATGGGAACTTCAATGACATCACTATCATCACTTGAGACATCCACAGGAGACCTGACATATTTCCCATACACAGCAGCTAATTCCGACAGGTTAAGAACAGGTTTTGCATTCAKCGACATCTCCTCTGTGCTTTCAGATGAATCCTCTGAATATGTATTGTCAGGACTSGGGGAACTCAGTGTCTGGGGCAGTAGAAAACAACCTTTAGCTTCACCCAAAGAGACAGCGCCAGGGGACGGAGAATCCACTAAGGGACTAACAGATCCCCTGTCTAAATAGTCCTGAGGTGAGGGTGCTTCCTTAGAACTGGAAACAAGCAAAATGACATCAGAGTCACTCTGACTCTCGTCTCCCTCAATACTTTCAGAAATGGGGCTCTCTGCATTTAGGKTCTCTYTAGGGTGTTGCTCGTACAACCCTGAGTCCCGTAAGCTTCTGTCCATACCATTATGTAAAAGGGGGGAGCGAACACAAGTCCTAGTCCCGTAGGAAAGTCTGACACCTGTGTCTGTTAGTGTTTTCTCAGAGAGGAGCTGCATGCAGGGCATGGACACATGGTCGTCAGTGATGCTGTGCCAGCTGGGCTTCTTCATCAGGTCCAGAACCTCTGTGGTCCTGGGATTCAGATGACTATTCCCACATCTCTTTGAGAGATCCAAAGCCATAGGATGAGGGTCTTGAGACGACAGCTCCATAYCCTTAAGACAAATACAGTCACAAKGACGGTTAAGCCCATAGGTTATTCAGTAGGCAAACTTCAAACCTAGCCTATATAGGCAGAATTTCAAAAGCAGCTTTTCTACATAATAGCTACAGANNNNNNNNNNNNNNNNNNNNNNNNNNNNNNNNNNNNNNNNNNNNNNNNNNNNNNNNNNNNNNNNNNNNNNNNNNNNNNNNNNNNNNNNNNNNNNNNNNNNNNNNNNNNNNNNNNNNNNNNNNNNNNNNNNNNNNNNNNNNNNNNNNNNNNNNNNNNNNNNNNNNNNNNNNNNNNNNNNNNNNNNNNNNNNNNNNNNNNNNNNNNNNNNNNNNNNNNNNNNNNNNNNNNNNNNNNNNNNNNNNNNNNNNNNNNNNNNNNNNNNNNNNNNNNNNNNNNNNNNNNNNNNNNNNNNNNNNNNNNNNNNNNNNNNNNNNNNNNNNNNNNNNNNNNNNNNNNNNNNNNNNNNNNNNNNNNNNNNNNNNNNNNNNNNNNNNNNNNNNNNNNNNNNNNNNNNNNNNNNNNNNNNNNNNNNNNNNNNNNNNNNNNNNNNNNNNNNNNNNNNNNNNNNNNNNNNNNNNNNNNNNNNNNNNNNNNNNNNNNNNNNNNNNNNNNNNNNNNNNNNNNNNNNNNNNNNNNNNNNNNNNNNNNNNNNNNNNNNNNNNNNNNNNNNNNNNNNNNNNNNNNNNNNNNNNNNNNNNNNNNNNNNNNNNNNNNNNNNNNNNNNNNNNNNNNNNNNNNNNNNNNNNNNNNNNNNNNNNNNNNNNNNNNNNNNNNNNNNNNNNNNNNNNNNNNNNNNNNNNNNNNNNNNNNNNNNNNNNNNNNNNNNNNNNNNNNNNNNNNNNNNNNNNNNNNNNNNNNNNNNNNNNNNNNNNNNNNNNNNNNNNNNNNNNNNNNNNNNNNNNNNNNNNNNNNNNNNNNNNNNNNNNNNNNNNNNNNNNNNNNNNNNNNNNNNNNNNNNNNNNNNNNNNNNNNNNNNNNNNNNNNNNNNNNNNNNNNNNNNNNNNNNNNNNNNNNNNNNNNNNNNNNNNNNNNNNNNNNNNNNNNNNNNNNNNNNNNNNNNNNNNNNNNNNNNNNNNNNNNNNNNNNNNNNNNNNNNNNNNNNNNNNNNNNNNNNNNNNNNNNNNNNNNNNNNNNNNNNNNNNNNNNNNNNNNNNNNNNNNNNNNNNNNNNNNNNNNNNNNNNNNNNNNNNNNNNNNNNNNNNNNNNNNNNNNNNNNNNNNNNNNNNNNNNNNNNNNNNNNNNNNNNNNNNNNNNNNNNNNNNNNNNNNNNNNNNNNNNNNNNNNNNNNNNNNNNNNNNNNNNNNNNNNNNNNNNNNNNNNNNNNNNNNNNNNNNNNNNNNNNNNNNNNNNNNNNNNNNNNNNNNNNNNNNNNNNNNNNNNNNNNNNNNNNNNNNNNNNNNNNNNNNNNNNNNNNNNNNNNNNNNNNNNNNNNNNNNNNNNNNNNNNNNNNNNNNNNNNNNNNNNNNNNNNNNNNNNNNNNNNNNNNNNNNNNNNNNNNNNNNNNNNNNNNNNNNNNNNNNNNNNNNNNNNNNNNNNNNNNNNNNNNNNNNNNNNNNNNNNNNNNNNNNNNNNNNNNNNNNNNNNNNNNNNNNNNNNNNNNNNNNNNNNNNNNNNNNNNNNNNNNNNNNNNNNNNNNNNNNNNNNNNNNNNNNNNNNNNNNNNNNNNNNNNNNNNNNNNNNNNNNNNNNNNNNNNNNNNNNNNNNNNNNNNNNNNNNNNNNNNNNNNNNNNNNNNNNNNNNNNNNNNNNNNNNNNNNNNNNNNNNNNNNNNNNNNNNNNNNNNNNNNNNNNNNNNNNNNNNNNNNNNNNNNNNNNNNNNNNNNNNNNNNNNNNNNNNNNNNNNNNNNNNNNNNNNNNNNNNNNNNNNNNNNNNNNNNNNNNNNNNNNNNNNNNNNNNNNNNNNNNNNNNNNNNNNNNNNNNNNNNNNNNNNNNNNNNNNNNNNNNNNNNNNNNNNNNNNNNNNNNNNNNNNNNNNNNNNNNNNNNNNNNNNNNNNNNNNNNNNNNNNNNNNNNNNNNNNNNNNNNNNNNNNNNNNNNNNNNNNNNNNNNNNNNNNNNNNNNNNNNNNNNNNNNNNNNNNNNNNNNNNNNNNNNNNNNNNNNNNNNNNNNNNNNNNNNNNNNNNNNNNNNNNNNNNNNNNNNNNNNNNNNNNNNNNNNNNNNNNNNNNNNNNNNNNNNNNNNNNNNNNNNNNNNNNNNNNNNNNNNNNNNNNNNNNNNNNNNNNNNNNNNNNNNNNNNNNNNNNNNNNNNNNNNNNNNNNNNNNNNNNNNNNNNNNNNNNNNNNNNNNNNNNNNNNNNNNNNNNNNNNNNNNNNNNNNNNNNNNNNNNNNNNNNNNNNNNNNNNNNNNNNNNNNNNNNNNNNNNNNNNNNNNNNNNNNNNNNNNNNNNNNNNNNNNNNNNNNNNNNNNNNNNNNNNNNNNNNNNNNNNNNNNNNNNNNNNNNNNNNNNNNNNNNNNNNNNNNNNNNNNNNNNNNNNNNNNNNNNNNNNNNNNNNNNNNNNNNNNNNNNNNNNNNNNNNNNNNNNNNNNNNNNNNNNNNNNNNNNNNNNNNNNNNNNNNNNNNNNNNNNNNNNNNNNNNNNNNNNNNNNNNNNNNNNNNNNNNNNNNNNNNNNNNNNNNNNNNNNNNNNNNNNNNNNNNNNNNNNNNNNNNNNNNNNNNNNNNNNNNNNNNNNNNNNNNNNNNNNNNNNNNNNNNNNNNNNNNNNNNNNNNNNNNNNNNNNNNNNNNNNNNNNNNNNNNNNNNNNNNNNNNNNNNNNNNNNNNNNNNNNNNNNNNNNNNNNNNNNNNNNNNNNNN
The nucleotide sequence above comes from Salvelinus sp. IW2-2015 unplaced genomic scaffold, ASM291031v2 Un_scaffold1213, whole genome shotgun sequence. Encoded proteins:
- the LOC112070063 gene encoding uncharacterized protein CG5098-like; the encoded protein is MELSSQDPHPMALDLSKRCGNSHLNPRTTEVLDLMKKPSWHSITDDHVSMPCMQLLSEKTLTDTGVRLSYGTRTCVRSPLLHNGMDRSLRDSGLYEQHPXEXLNAESPISESIEGDESQSDSDVILLVSSSKEAPSPQDYLDRGSVSPLVDSPSPGAVSLGEAKGCFLLPQTLSSPSPDNTYSEDSSESTEEMSXNAKPVLNLSELAAVYGKYVRSPVDVSSDDSDVIEVPITNEKKKIHSLPVDVQNEXRLTGEASNVVKKSLSPHPRTIQPGVSAQKLTNNVTRHHSKIHTKNSSRILPKEHSGDTMDSKEKSSSSEDESWLQPTVYLYRCVVESDDSDVDRRTVRQDPSESLRSSRRPQRGSSPATESRTKATHVEDIQQEWTKPSSPRNKRSGTKQKTHQRSPANQASSSRKAAASKTKRRREKHKQAGSSSMFSHEEAEIKLKYANYKQDKRASKSEDFCPFVHMEQREYSACTVINDQQEEKDVRRNKGQQQQPTGSVSFSGVVPKTSCYRLGRLSSKSKXQPLMVCCLCGGSANAVGLGDLHGPYYPTGPALEEQGKQQXQREEYKXSELSVDCKIGLCGQVXENGLHELSNVPRVEAVVDDCCITVSDXEXSTLPSAKKLRTNGXVMXGHSLPVVPHNTNEXWIHEDCGIWSTGVFLVKGKLYGLEEAVRFAQETVCSTCHAAGATMGCFQKGCPNKYHYSCAAQSGCVLNEENFSMRCPKHKNKSFRGVNMPDNR